The Pectobacterium parmentieri genome segment GGTATATAAATCATTCCGTAATCGCTGGGCGTGGCTAGCCATCAACCTTTGTACCGCACTTATCGCTTCACGAGTCATTGGTTTGTTTGAACACACGCTATCCCATTTAGTTGCGCTGGCAACACTCATGCCAATTGTCGCCGGAATCGGCGGGAATACCGGTAACCAAACAATCACCATGATTGTACGCGCACTGGCGCTACATCAACTTGAGCACGGTAAAAAATCGTACCTGCTGCTCAAAGAATTAGGCGTTGCACTGGTAAACGGGGTGATATGGGGCACGATGATGGGCGTGGTCACCTTCCTGCTCTATGGCAACCCTGCTATGGGTGGCGTGATGATGCTGGCAATCTTGTTAAATTTGCTGCTCGCCGCGTTGATGGGGGTTGCGATTCCGCTGGTTATGATGAAGCTTGGACGCGACCCAGCCATCGGTTCCAGCGTGATGATTACGGCAATCACCGACACTGGTGGTTTCTTTATCTTCCTTGGACTGGCAACGCTGTTCCTGCTGCCTTAAACATATGCAATGTAAAAAGGGCTTTAATCAAAGCCCTTTTCGCTCACCTTTCCCAGCCTGAACTTAACTCACGCGACCCGCACCGCCGGATGCCTGACACAAATAGATGGACGGCTGAAGACCGGTGCGTGCCGGATATTCACGTTCGATCACCTGTTTGACTTCATCCGTCAGCGCCGAAGGAATCAGCGCAACAATACAGCCACCGAAACCGCCGCCAGTCATACGCACGCCGCCCCGATCGCCAACATAATCCTGAATCAGTGCCACCAGCGTATCGATCGGCGGTACGGTAATTTCAAAATCGTCGCGCATGGAGACATGTGATTCGGCCATCAGCGTAAACAAACGGTGTGCATCTTGGCGCGCTAGCGCATCAGCCGCTTCCAATGTGCGGCGATTTTCGGTAATGACGTGTCGCGCACGGCGAATCGCTACCGGATCCAGCCCTTCGATTCCCGCCTCAAACTGTGACAGTGATACATCACGCAGCGCCTTGACGTTAAAGTGACGCGCAGCGGCTTCGCACTGCTGGCGACGCGTGTTGTATTCGCTGTCCACCAGCCCACGGCGCACGTTGGAATTCACGATCAGCACATCCACACCATCAAGCATACGAACAGAGCGCCCTTCCAGAGAGCGGCAGTCGATCAACATCGCCTGACCTGCACGCCCTTGAGCGGAAATAAACTGATCCATAATACCGCAGCTACAGCCAACAAAATGGTTTTCCGCCTGCTGACCGTTTAGCGCCACATCCAACTGGCTGATGTTCAGGTTATTCAATTCCTTGAACGTCTGCCCGATCGCCACTTCCAGCGAGGCCGATGAGCTTAGCCCTGCGCCAGAAGGCACATTGCCGGAAACCACCATATCCATGCCGCTGAGTAACAAACCACGCGCCAGCAAAAACTTCACTGTTCCACGGATATAGTTCGCCCAGACATATTCCGGATGAGGCTCTATTTCTTTAGCAAGATCAAATTCATCCAGTTGATTGTCATAGTCCACCGCGATCACTCGCACGATGCCATCCTGACGCACTGCCGCACTGACAACCGTCTGATAGTCGATAGCGCAAGGCAAAACAAAACCGTCATTATAATCGGTGTGTTCACCAATCAGGTTGACACGACCGGGGGCCTGAATCGCGGCATGCGGCGCATAACCAAATAAACGGACAAAAACAGACTCGGTTAACTGACGTAGAGAATCAATACGGCTCATAAAATGACCTCAAATTTGCTCACGAAAATGGATATCACTCACGTTGCGTAAACGTTCAGCGGCCTGTTCTGCCGTCAGATCACGCTGTGCTTCGGCCAGCATTTCATAACCAACCATAAATTTACGTACACTGGCTGACCGTAATAACGGCGGATAAAAATGGGCATGCAACTGCCAATGTTGGGTGTCATTGCCATTAAACGGCGCACCGTGCCACCCCATCGAATAAGGGAATGAACACTGAAACAGGTTGTCATAACGACTGGTCAATTTTTTAAGGATCAACGCCAGATCGTCACGCTGAATCCCATTTAGCTGCGGCAACTGCTGTACAGCAAACTTGGGCAGCAGCAACGTTTCAAATGGCCACGATGCCCAATAAGGGACAACCGCTAACCAGTGTTCCGTTTCCACCACAATACGCGATCCGTCAGCCTGCTCACGCTGTACATAGTCCAGCAGTAACGGCGAACCATGGCGGGAGAAATAGTCTCGCTGCTGCTCATCCTCGCGCTGTACCTCGTTCGGTAGAAAATCGTTAGCCCAAACCTGCCCGTGTGGATGGGGATTGGAGCACCCCATCATCGTACCTTTGTTCTCAAACACCTGAACCCACGGATAGTGCTTACCCAGTTCCTCCGTTTGATCGCTCCACGTATCGATCACCGCTTTCAACGCGGGCAGCGAAAGCTGTGGCAGGCTTTTGCTGTGATCGGGAGAAAAACAAATCACACGGCTAACACCACGAGCTTGCTGCGCGCGAAAAAGCTCGTCATCACTCGACGGCGCATCTGGCGTGTCCTCCATCAGCGCTGAAAAGTCATTCGTAAAGACAAAGGTGCCCTGATAATACGGGTTGATATCGCCAGTAATGCGTTTATTGCCCGCACACAGATAACAGGTCGGATCGTAAGGTGGCGGCGTAGTGCGATCCGGTTCATCCTGCTGGCCTTGCCAGGGGCGCTTTGCGCGATGCGGGGAAACCAGAACCCATTCGCCTTTCAGCGGATTAAAACGGCGATGCGGATGTTCAGTTGGCTCAAACTGCATAAGCTATTCCTCAATACAAAACACAAATTCGGTGCAACAACGGCGCCATCCACAGCCAATTGTACGGCGCTAACAGCGCGTCAGCGGCCAGGAGGAAGCATCAGGTCAGTCTGCAAATTCAGCCAGAAAAACCTCTTAATGTAATCAGTTTCACTCTATGTTATGGATAAAATAGCTGTAATAATGCTGAACAACGATAGTGCGCTATCGTTTAGCTATCACACGAGTGTAATCGGTTACCCTAAATTTAAACCTCAGAATAGTATTTTGGAAGAGAGAAATGACCGATGATTGTTGATAGCGATCACATAAGTACAGTCTGGATCAAAAAGGAAAGGAGGTCGGATAGGTAACATTCCCCAAAAACCTGTACATTTATAAATATAAATAATCGATTTTCTCTTTTAACTTGTGCGTTAGGCTGCGGTCCGCCTCACCACGCCTTTGATCGTTCAGGAATGCCAATGGCCACAATAAAGGATGTCGCTCGTCTATCAGGTGTATCAGTCGCTACGGTTTCGCGCGTAATCAATAACTCCCCCAAAGCCAGCACGGCCTCAAGGGAAGCCGTACACAAGGCCATGGCGGAGTTGCAATATCATCCAAATGCCAATGCCAGAGCGCTCGCACACCAAAGTGCCGAGACAATGGGGCTGGTCGTTGCAGATGTGTCCGATCCCTTTTTCGGGACAATGGTCAAATCTGTTGAACAAATTGCACAGGCAACTGGCAATTTCCTGCTGATTGGTAACGGCTACCACAATGCCGAGCAGGAAAAGAAAGCCATTGAGCAATTGATTCGCCACCGCTGCGCGGGATTGATCGTGCATGCAAAAATGCTTTCGGATGGGGAACTGGCAGCATTGATGAGCCATATTCCAGATATGGTGCTCATCAACCGTACATTGCCCGGTTATGAAAACCGCTGCGTTGCGCTCGACGATCGCTATGGTTCCTGGTTGGCAACACGCCATCTGATTCAGGAAGGGCATCAGAGGATCGGCTTTCTCTGTTCTAACCACCAAATTTCCGACTCCGTCGACCGCCTGCAAGGCTATATGGATGCGCTGCAAGAGCACGGTATTCCACGGGATGAGCGCCTCATTGCGCGTGCCTCACCAGACGAAGTGGGCGGCGAGTCCGCCATGACGGAGCTTTTGAGTCGGGGCGGCAATATGACAGCAGTGGTGTGCTATAACGACTCTATGGCGGCAGGAGCCCTGTCCGTCCTGAGCGATAACAGTATCAACGTACCGCAAGATATGTCGGTTATTGGGTTTGATGATGTCTTGATCGCCCGCTACCTTCGCCCTCGACTGACCACCGTGCACTATCCGGTTTCCGCCATGGCCATTCAGGCAGCGGAATTAGCTATCGCGTTATCTCACGGTAAACAACTCAACGAAACGACGAATATGTTTAGCCCGACGCTGGTACGCCGCCATTCAGTAAGCCCTCCCACCCGCAAGAAATAACAGTCTTCCATCAATGCTGTCTGCCTGATGCGATAATCCGCGTCAGAACGGGCAGCGAGACCATTGCGCGCTTGAATTCACATATCTTGTTTTTTCTCTTCCTTCAGCAAGCACGCTTTCTCTCTATTCCAGAAATGTGTCCGACTCAATATCGCATTACACCTTTTATGCAACGTTTCCGATTGTGGTATAAAAAAAATTTTATGCTGCATTTGAGGTACACGAGCAAAACGTGTAACCAGTTACACACCATTACATAGCGAATAACATCAGGTTAATACTAATAAATAACCCAATAACGGCCTGTAACACCGTTAACTTAGTGTAAATTTTGGTGTAACTCTTTTGTTTTTTGTGAGAACAATCATGTCACGTACTATTTTATTCCCCCATAATCCTTCGCCATGAGTGGAAACGTTTTACCTCCGTTCACATCATGTTATTTGGAACATCCACATTCTTACCCGAATAAGCGAAAGGTATATTATGAAAAGAAAACTGCTGACGACATCCATTGCGCTGAGTTTGGCAATGCTGGCAACCCCTTCTTATTCTGTTGATTTTTCAGGATACTTCCGTTCTGGGGTGGGTGCTTCAAACCACGGAAAACAACAGACAGCCGATAAAAATCTCGTTGGGCGCTTAGGTAACGAAAGCGATACTTATGGTGAAATTCAACTAGGGCAGCAGTTGTATAACGAAGATGGGAAAACGTTTTACGTTGATAGTATGGTTTCTATGTGGTCAGACAGCTCAAACGGTGATGAAAGCACCGCAAACGACGATGCCACTTTCGGTTTACAGCAGTTTAATTTGAAAGCGAAAGGCTTTGTGCCTGGGCTACCGGATGCCACGGTATGGGCGGGGAAACGCTACTATCAGCGTCATGACTTGCACATCATCGATACCAAATACTGGAATATCTCCGGTGCGGGTGCCGGGATCGAAAACATCAAAGCCGGTGAAGGTGCTTTCTCGTTTGCCTGGATCCGTGCCGATGCCGAAAACATGAACGTCGACTGTAGCAACAGTGTCAACAGTCAGGAATGTCAAAACAGAACTGACACCTACAACGATCTGAATATCAACTATCTGGACGCACGCTATGCGGGCTGGAAGCCGTGGGACGGTGCGTGGACAGAGTTCGGAATCTCCTACGCGATGCCAAATGAGGCGGACACGCAGAAAAATATCTTCCTCGCGGAAGGGCAAAAATTCGATCCTAAAAACTCGATGATGATCACGGGCGAGCTCAGCCACTACTTCTCTGGCCTCAAATCCAACCAGAAACTGGTGCTGCAATATGCCGACAAAGGGCTGGCGCACAACATGGTGGATCAGGGCGGCGGCTGGTATGACGTCTGGAGCATTAACGGCAGCGCTAAAGGCTACCGCGTCATTCAGACCGGTGATCTGCCGATCACTGATAATATTTCTCTTAGCCATGTTCTGACCTACGGTAAAGCGGATGAAATCAAACGCGGGCACGACAGCACAGAGTTATTGTCTGCGGTAGGCCGTGGTCAATATGTCTGGACCAAGAACCAAAAAACCTATCTGGAAGCTGGCGCGTATCAAAAAACAGATAGCTGGAAAGCCGGTACAGAAACCAAATACAGTGGTGAGAAATACACGCTGGCACACGCTTTCACCGCCGATATTCCCATGATGACACGCCCGGAACTGCGCTTCTTCGTGTCTTATCAAAACCGTGGAAATGAAAACCGCAACACCTTCAACGACGCTCGCAGCAATGCAGTGAACTTCGGTATTCAAGCGGAAGCCTGGTGGTAATCGGTCTCTAACCCTCAACCCGACGGGCTCATCATTCCTGTCGGGTATTTCCCAAAAGGCTTTCTACGGAGAGCCTTTTTCCGTTATAGATTATTATACGAATGCTTACTTCTATGCTGGTGCTGCGTATCGGTTTCGTGCGTGTTAAACACCGTATTTCTCTGTGATATCGTCACACGCCCGACAAGGCGCGCTCAGTCGCCGCAGCGCCTTGACCACTGGCTTTTCGGCGTGATTCGCGCCGCTATGCGGTTCCTTCGGTGTCCATGTCCGCTGCTCGGACCGCCTGCGACGTGCTCCCAGCACGGCGCAGGCTTTCGCGGCGTCCATGCCGCTCATCCAACGGCCATGTACACCTCAGCGCGAATTTTTACGCCTGGAACACACAGAACAGCGGCATATGTCGCAATAGATGATTTTATCAGTGCGGGATCAGCGCCCGCTAAGGGCGCTGTTTAATTGGGGGTTTTGCTATTTAGATCCAATGATTTAACTAAGCGCTGATACGCAGGCCATCGGCGTTGAACACCAGACAGTTAGTGGGGGAGAAGAAAACCTCAATGTGTTCATAGGGCTTGAAAGCGCTGTCGCCGGCCAGCAGAAGTTTGAAATTATCAATCCCGCAGCATTGACCGAACAGATAAGTGCTATTGCCTAAACGTTCGACGACTTCACAACCGAATGACAGGCGAATCCCCTCACCTTCCGGTGAAACGTGTTCTGGCCGTAGCCCCAGCGTTACCGTACTGCCAGTGCCCAACTCACTGGTACGGATCGGCAGCTCAAGCTGTAGCTGATCGGCGACATTTACCGTCAGACTATCCGGCGTCCAGTCGATAACCTGTGCAGGTAGGAAGTTCATTTTTGGCGAGCCAATAAACCCCGCTACAAACTGGTTAACCGGATGATAATAAAGCTCCATTGGTGATCCAACCTGCTCAACTTTACCGTAATTCATCACCACGATTTTGTCAGCCAGCGTCATGGCTTCGACCTGATCGTGCGTTACGTAGACCATCGTCGTTTTCAATTCCTGATGTAGCTTGGCTATGTGCAACCGCATATCCACTCGCAGCTCTGCATCAAGGTTCGACAGCGGTTCATCAAACAGGAATACTTTCGGGTTACGCACAATCGCGCGCCCTATCGCCACACGCTGACGCTGGCCGCCTGATAGCTCTTTCGGTTTGCGTTCCAGCAAATGAGACAGTTGCAGCGTCTTCGCCACCATTTCGATCTGGTGCTTAATCTGGTCTTTCGGGACGCCATTAACACGCAGGCCATAGCCCATATTCTCGGCGACGGTCATGTGCGGGTATAGCGCATAGGATTGGAACACCATCGCCACACCACGATGCGCGGGGGCGACATCATTCACTACCGCATCATCAATCATGATTTCACCGCCTGTGACATCTTCCAGTCCGGCAATCATTCTCAGCAACGTCGACTTACCGCAGCCAGACGGC includes the following:
- the galT gene encoding galactose-1-phosphate uridylyltransferase; the encoded protein is MQFEPTEHPHRRFNPLKGEWVLVSPHRAKRPWQGQQDEPDRTTPPPYDPTCYLCAGNKRITGDINPYYQGTFVFTNDFSALMEDTPDAPSSDDELFRAQQARGVSRVICFSPDHSKSLPQLSLPALKAVIDTWSDQTEELGKHYPWVQVFENKGTMMGCSNPHPHGQVWANDFLPNEVQREDEQQRDYFSRHGSPLLLDYVQREQADGSRIVVETEHWLAVVPYWASWPFETLLLPKFAVQQLPQLNGIQRDDLALILKKLTSRYDNLFQCSFPYSMGWHGAPFNGNDTQHWQLHAHFYPPLLRSASVRKFMVGYEMLAEAQRDLTAEQAAERLRNVSDIHFREQI
- the galK gene encoding galactokinase; amino-acid sequence: MSRIDSLRQLTESVFVRLFGYAPHAAIQAPGRVNLIGEHTDYNDGFVLPCAIDYQTVVSAAVRQDGIVRVIAVDYDNQLDEFDLAKEIEPHPEYVWANYIRGTVKFLLARGLLLSGMDMVVSGNVPSGAGLSSSASLEVAIGQTFKELNNLNISQLDVALNGQQAENHFVGCSCGIMDQFISAQGRAGQAMLIDCRSLEGRSVRMLDGVDVLIVNSNVRRGLVDSEYNTRRQQCEAAARHFNVKALRDVSLSQFEAGIEGLDPVAIRRARHVITENRRTLEAADALARQDAHRLFTLMAESHVSMRDDFEITVPPIDTLVALIQDYVGDRGGVRMTGGGFGGCIVALIPSALTDEVKQVIEREYPARTGLQPSIYLCQASGGAGRVS
- a CDS encoding ABC transporter ATP-binding protein → MASIQLDKVSKHFGKTITLHDVNLTIADGEFAVFVGPSGCGKSTLLRMIAGLEDVTGGEIMIDDAVVNDVAPAHRGVAMVFQSYALYPHMTVAENMGYGLRVNGVPKDQIKHQIEMVAKTLQLSHLLERKPKELSGGQRQRVAIGRAIVRNPKVFLFDEPLSNLDAELRVDMRLHIAKLHQELKTTMVYVTHDQVEAMTLADKIVVMNYGKVEQVGSPMELYYHPVNQFVAGFIGSPKMNFLPAQVIDWTPDSLTVNVADQLQLELPIRTSELGTGSTVTLGLRPEHVSPEGEGIRLSFGCEVVERLGNSTYLFGQCCGIDNFKLLLAGDSAFKPYEHIEVFFSPTNCLVFNADGLRISA
- a CDS encoding maltoporin, with the translated sequence MKRKLLTTSIALSLAMLATPSYSVDFSGYFRSGVGASNHGKQQTADKNLVGRLGNESDTYGEIQLGQQLYNEDGKTFYVDSMVSMWSDSSNGDESTANDDATFGLQQFNLKAKGFVPGLPDATVWAGKRYYQRHDLHIIDTKYWNISGAGAGIENIKAGEGAFSFAWIRADAENMNVDCSNSVNSQECQNRTDTYNDLNINYLDARYAGWKPWDGAWTEFGISYAMPNEADTQKNIFLAEGQKFDPKNSMMITGELSHYFSGLKSNQKLVLQYADKGLAHNMVDQGGGWYDVWSINGSAKGYRVIQTGDLPITDNISLSHVLTYGKADEIKRGHDSTELLSAVGRGQYVWTKNQKTYLEAGAYQKTDSWKAGTETKYSGEKYTLAHAFTADIPMMTRPELRFFVSYQNRGNENRNTFNDARSNAVNFGIQAEAWW
- the galR gene encoding HTH-type transcriptional regulator GalR; translation: MATIKDVARLSGVSVATVSRVINNSPKASTASREAVHKAMAELQYHPNANARALAHQSAETMGLVVADVSDPFFGTMVKSVEQIAQATGNFLLIGNGYHNAEQEKKAIEQLIRHRCAGLIVHAKMLSDGELAALMSHIPDMVLINRTLPGYENRCVALDDRYGSWLATRHLIQEGHQRIGFLCSNHQISDSVDRLQGYMDALQEHGIPRDERLIARASPDEVGGESAMTELLSRGGNMTAVVCYNDSMAAGALSVLSDNSINVPQDMSVIGFDDVLIARYLRPRLTTVHYPVSAMAIQAAELAIALSHGKQLNETTNMFSPTLVRRHSVSPPTRKK